In Lepisosteus oculatus isolate fLepOcu1 chromosome 29, fLepOcu1.hap2, whole genome shotgun sequence, the genomic window TGGGCATCGACGCTTGAAACCGCGTAAAGCACACGTTCGTCTTGACGCCTGGCGCTGCTGTCCACTGCTCCCTTGGCAGCCTTCGCACAGGCTGATGTGAAGTGGAGCCAGCCTGGGATAACGAAccgatttatttttttttcccctccacgCGTTCTAGGTTTGTCCCGCGGCGTTGCCTTCATCCGCTTTGATAAAAGAGCCGAGGCGGAAGACGCCATCAAAGACCTGAACGGTCAGAAGCCCCCCGGCGCCACGGAGCCCATCACGGTGAAATTCGCAGCGAACCCCAATCAGGCCAAGAACTCGGCTCTGCTCTCCCAGCTGTACCACTCGCAGTCACGGCGCTTCGGCGGGCCGGTCCACCACCAGGCACAGAGGTTCAGGTGAGGGCCCGCACGGTCGGGCGGGACCATTAACGGCTTCATTTGCATTGTCCCTTAACAGCTGTCCAGACCATTCGAACAAAATAAGATGAGCTGGATGCATGTGTTCTCTACTTCAAAATAAGCTTTTATAACCCCCTGAGCTTAATATTATGATCTATTTTGGAGTTGAGCATGTGTCCAACTAGCCCTTCCTTTATTGACGTTTACTGTGCAGCTTGGTTTTtggagtttttttcccccatttgtGAAAAAGGGAAGTTTAACTTTATCCTTTCATAGAATTAATAGACATTCATTGCTTTACTGTGTCAAATAATTGATTATACCATCATTTAAATCATTGGTCGTGTTccaagttttattttcacttgtgtTGAACCTATGTCGGAggtatatactgttttaactaGGTTTTCCTAGTTCTATTACAGGCTATATTCGGAAGATTTTCAGAATTTAGTTTGAACTCTTCTGTTGTATATGGAGATAAAGAAACAAGGTTCCAAATTGACCCTTGTCACCTTACAGTTGCTTGGGAAAGTGGTcatcccccctcccctccccccatcATGTTCAATACTGTCCGGCAGCATGGTGGGTTGACTCTGTTTTTTCTCCTGTAGGTTTTCCCCCATGAGTGTAGATCACATGAGTGGTCTGTCTGGTGTCAATGTTCCTGGGAACTCCACGTCTGGCTGGTGTATCTTCATCTACAATCTTGGGCAGGATGCAGATGAAGGAATCCTCTGGCAGATGTTTGGGCCCTTTGGAGCAGTCACTAACGTGAAAGTGATCCGTGATTTTAACACCAATAAATGTAAAGGGTTTGGTTTCGTGACCATGACAAACTATGAAGAGGCTGCTATGGCCATCGCCAGCCTCAATGGTTATCGCCTTGGGGACAAAATCCTGCAGGTCTCATTCAAAACCAGCAAGTCTCACAAGTAAATCACTTGTCCTCACAGATTTTCtacaaaaaaacagttgaaaAGGCAAATTTTTCTTTGTTAGTGTAATACCATTCTACGCCAATTTACATGTGTTTTCTTTGTCCTAGTTTATAGGAAAGTGTAGGTTTTTTTTGATACTCTGGGATGCAACAAACGTGTTCAAATGTTTTTGAGAGATCCCAT contains:
- the elavl1a gene encoding ELAV-like protein 1a isoform X1, with translation MAVRRGHIRYLKEVYDMSNGYEDHMADESKDAKTNLIVNYLPQNMTQDELRSLFSSIGEVESAKLIRDKVAGHSLGYGFVNYVNPSDAERAINTLNGLRLQSKTIKVSYARPSSDTIKDANLYISGLPKSMTQKDVEDMFTRYGRIINSRVLVDQASGLSRGVAFIRFDKRAEAEDAIKDLNGQKPPGATEPITVKFAANPNQAKNSALLSQLYHSQSRRFGGPVHHQAQRFRFSPMSVDHMSGLSGVNVPGNSTSGWCIFIYNLGQDADEGILWQMFGPFGAVTNVKVIRDFNTNKCKGFGFVTMTNYEEAAMAIASLNGYRLGDKILQVSFKTSKSHK
- the elavl1a gene encoding ELAV-like protein 1a isoform X2, encoding MSCVAFSAASGRSSPPSSSATKWQVSYARPSSDTIKDANLYISGLPKSMTQKDVEDMFTRYGRIINSRVLVDQASGLSRGVAFIRFDKRAEAEDAIKDLNGQKPPGATEPITVKFAANPNQAKNSALLSQLYHSQSRRFGGPVHHQAQRFRFSPMSVDHMSGLSGVNVPGNSTSGWCIFIYNLGQDADEGILWQMFGPFGAVTNVKVIRDFNTNKCKGFGFVTMTNYEEAAMAIASLNGYRLGDKILQVSFKTSKSHK